A genomic region of Acetonema longum DSM 6540 contains the following coding sequences:
- the xdhC gene encoding xanthine dehydrogenase subunit XdhC, with product MNTKKISFRVNGQAVTLEADVRESLLEALRNKLNLMGTKKGCGVGECGACTVLINGETIDTCIYLAVWADGKEIRTVEGEAKEGRLSKVQQAMLDEGAVQCGFCTPGFVMSITAMAESGQTFTTEEIKKELSGNMCRCTGYQNIVRAAEKVLQK from the coding sequence ATGAACACAAAAAAAATCAGCTTTCGGGTAAACGGTCAGGCTGTCACCCTGGAGGCGGACGTCCGGGAGTCTTTATTAGAAGCATTGCGCAACAAGCTGAATCTGATGGGGACGAAAAAAGGCTGCGGCGTAGGCGAATGCGGCGCCTGTACCGTCCTCATCAATGGGGAGACTATCGACACCTGCATCTACCTGGCGGTCTGGGCTGACGGCAAAGAAATCCGCACCGTGGAAGGAGAAGCCAAAGAAGGCCGGTTGTCAAAAGTCCAGCAGGCCATGCTGGACGAAGGCGCTGTCCAGTGCGGTTTTTGCACTCCCGGTTTCGTGATGAGCATCACCGCCATGGCTGAAAGCGGTCAAACCTTCACCACGGAAGAGATCAAAAAAGAACTGTCCGGCAACATGTGCCGCTGCACCGGATATCAGAATATCGTCAGAGCAGCCGAAAAAGTACTGCAGAAATAG
- the xdhB gene encoding xanthine dehydrogenase subunit XdhB: MFDIANYEEARDLEQAIELLTKDPRAKLVAGGTDILLHVREGKLPEAHLVSIHEVAELKGIHLEADSTIVIKPVTTFTQVSSHPLIREHLPFLGEAVNWVGGPQTRHAGTIGGNICNGATSADSAPTLFALNARLQITGPAGIRTIAIQDFYTGPGKVALTQGEILTAIRIAPEDYRGFSGHYIKYAMRNAMDIATLSCSVLCKLGDANLVEDFRLALGVAAPTPIRCLKTETAVKGQTFSKELAATAGKTAVTEVNPRTSWRASKEYRLQLVAELSKRAFREAVAKRRNPA; this comes from the coding sequence ATGTTTGATATCGCCAACTACGAAGAAGCCCGTGACCTGGAACAGGCCATTGAGCTCTTAACCAAGGACCCAAGGGCTAAACTGGTGGCCGGCGGCACCGATATACTGCTCCATGTCCGGGAGGGCAAGCTGCCGGAGGCGCATCTGGTCAGCATTCACGAGGTAGCGGAATTAAAGGGAATTCATCTGGAGGCTGACAGTACCATTGTCATTAAGCCGGTCACCACCTTTACCCAAGTATCCTCCCACCCTTTAATCCGGGAGCATTTACCCTTTCTGGGGGAAGCGGTGAATTGGGTGGGCGGCCCTCAGACCCGCCATGCGGGGACCATCGGCGGCAACATCTGTAACGGAGCCACCTCCGCCGACAGCGCCCCCACCCTGTTTGCATTAAACGCCCGCCTGCAGATCACCGGACCCGCCGGAATCCGGACCATTGCCATTCAGGATTTTTACACAGGTCCGGGCAAAGTGGCTCTGACTCAGGGTGAAATTCTGACCGCCATTCGGATCGCGCCGGAGGATTATCGGGGCTTCAGCGGCCATTACATCAAATACGCCATGCGTAATGCCATGGATATCGCCACCCTGAGCTGCTCCGTACTCTGTAAGTTAGGCGATGCCAACCTGGTAGAAGACTTCCGGCTGGCTCTGGGGGTAGCGGCGCCCACTCCCATACGCTGTCTCAAAACCGAAACAGCGGTAAAAGGCCAAACTTTCAGCAAAGAACTGGCAGCAACCGCAGGCAAGACCGCTGTCACCGAAGTCAATCCCCGGACTTCCTGGCGCGCCTCCAAAGAATACCGGCTGCAGTTGGTGGCAGAGCTAAGCAAACGTGCCTTCCGGGAAGCTGTGGCGAAAAGGAGGAATCCGGCATGA